From a single Camarhynchus parvulus chromosome 6, STF_HiC, whole genome shotgun sequence genomic region:
- the ANK3 gene encoding ankyrin-3 isoform X21, which translates to MAFQNSEDAMTGDTDKYLGPQDLKELGDDSLPAEGYMGFSLGARSASPKVSLRSFSSDRSYTLNRSSYARDSMMIEELLVPAKDQHLTFQREFDSDSLRHYSWAPDTLDNVNLVSSPIHSGYSSPLPQYDSSFLVSFMVDARGGSMRGSRHHGMRIIIPPRKCTAPTRITCRLVKRHKLASPPPMVEGEGLASRLVEMGPAGAQFLGPVIVEIPHFGSMRGKERELIVLRSENGETWKEHQYDSKHEDLTEILNGMDEELDSVEELEKKRICRIVTKDFPQYFAVVSRIKQESNQIGPEGGVLSSTTVPRVQAAFPEGALTKRIRVGLQAQPVPEEIVKKILGNKATFSPIVTVEPRRRKFHKPITMTIPVPPPSGEGVTNGYKGDTTPSLRLLCSITGGTSPAQWEDITGTTPLTFSNDCVSFTTNVSARFWLADCHQVLETVGLATQLYRELICVPYMAKFVIFAKMNDPVESNLRCFCMTDDKVDKTLEQQENFEEVARSKDIEVLEGKPIYVDCYGNLAPLTKGGQQLVFNFYAFKENRLPFSIKVRDTSQEPCGRLSFLKEPKTTKGLPQTAVCNLNITLPAHKKETESDQDDETEKADRRQNFVSLALRKRYSYLTEPGMKTVERSAGATRSLPATYSYKPFFSTRPYQSWTTAPITVPGQTKSGFTSLSSSSSNTPTASPLKSIWSVSSTSPIKSTLGASTTSSVKSVSDVASPIRSFRTISSPIKTVVSQPPYNMQVTSGSFIRAPAVTEAASLKGLASTTTFPSRTSPVTTAGSLLERSSITMTPPASPKSNINMYSSSLPLKSVITSASSLLSSPLKSVVSPAKSAVDAVSSTKVMMASSLSSPAKHVAGHTDVPLLNGSVSPLKYPSSANLINGSKAAGVFQDKISAAAHSATCAANAVADTAERVFSTATTMSFSPLRSFVSSAPSAFQSMRTPPAGALYTALGSISATTSSVTSSTITVPVYSVVNVLSEPALKKLPESSSLTKSAAALLSPIKTLTTEARTQPTFTRTSSPIKSSLFLAPSALKLSTPSSLSSSQEILKDVAEMKEDLIRMTAILQTDVAEDKPFQPDIPKEGRIDDEEPFKIVEKVKEDLVKVSEILKKDVCLESKGSAKVPKSDQGHLSEDDWVEFSTEEIDEARQQALTSPPISVPEKVQIKTKTMSEKDYSLSKVIDYLANDIGSSSLTNIKYKFEEGKKEGEERQKRILKPAIALQEHKLKMPPASMRPSTSEKELCKIADSFFGTDTILESPDDFSQHDQDKSPLSDSGFETRSEKTPSAPQSAESTGPKPLFHDVPIPPVITETRTEVVHVIRSYEPSSEDIPEQKAEELPASKPSPAFMELEQKPSGSIKEKVKAFQMKASGSEEDDHKCVLSKGVRVKEETHITTTTRMVYHKPPCTESTSERIEETMSVHDIMKAFQSGRDPSKELAGLFEHKSSVTSDVSKSAETSPQHAEKDSKMKPKLERIIEVHIEQGNQAEPTEVIIRETKKHPEKEMYVYQKDLPRGDINLKELEKHDAFPCSDEQGQQEEEELTAEESLPSYLESSRVNTPVSQEEDSRPSSAQLMSDDSYKTLKLLSQHSVEYHDDELSELRGESYRFAEKMLLSEKLDVSHSDTEESVTDHALPLSAELQGTDKRCREKVATAPKKEILSKIYKDVSENGVGKVSKEDHYDKVTVLHYTGDVSSHKHAMWMRFTEDRLDRGREKLIYEDRVDRTVKEAEEKLTEVSQFFRDKTEKLNDELQSPEKKQHKKNGKEIHSSQSSASSSPEKVLLSELPSSGDEWSKVKQYAHDGKCFPKVDERKASSLPSSPEKRIYVQTAEDSKRTMEHKGSAQQTGVPETGFQLKQSKLSSIRLKFEQGISPRSKDVTQEEKKLDGQSKIPIKKLQESKLPVYQSYSREKHAKQIEVIDGSTALQKEVKIQDDLVPGKGKAVEDSHASDTQRTEMRKGVPECISEPRAKDLAYGSDSTTKGHWDKKIYRTWESPGTSNHKTQKEKLSHVLVPDTVKENHVDHAESKTDQKSEFITVTEHKVASNGIHSEEVKELTVKSPSKRVLYREFVVREGERNGEVADKISKRKEEIAVSHIPVRIVEEKRAMLDGVYELSAKVSQSAVIQEKVERQIDYVEDEKIKHSEIREVTKQQSSIGLSPPAEETELSPSKSPDSLECSPGKEFPSSDIADPGASDYLNKVAPLVSTEGVKEIKTLPVYVSFVQVGKQYEKEVQQGSIKKIVSQESKTVQETRGTFYTARQQKQPPSPQGSPEDDTLEQVSFIDSSGKSPLTPETPSSEEVSYEFTSKTPDSLIAYIPGKPSPIPEVSEESEEEAEAKSTSVKQAEVEEPQIDKTLPNLINKDSNKRPKGNRVAYIEFPPPPPLDADQGESEKKPHYSTESEMEMTEVNLQDEHDKCQLAEPVIRVQPPSPVPPGADVSDSSDDESLYQPVPLKKYTFKLKELEDDQKEISKPKAPEKIEKQKELGHPTSGKPNEFDNGVDSPQNDVVQNGSNNDQSVTECSIATTAEFSHDTDATEIDSLDGYDLQDEDDGLTESDSKLAGPAVETKKDVWTTEGILKQTDRCFSQSKLEVIEEEGKVGPEEDKTSSKGPSSDKAGDKSDKKSGAQFFSLEGRHPDRTVFPDSYFSYKVDEEFATPFKTVATKSLDFDPWSNNRGDDEVFETKSREDEAKPFGLAVEDRSQATTPDTTPARTPTDESTPTSEPNPFPFHEGKMFEMTRSGAIDMSKRDFVEERLQFFQIGEHTSEGKSGDKGEGDKSTVTAITQPQAGDSTVETNLERPVETTAVENKPGIQASGDCMEQTLGSNSLEKSSAAVNASKVDPKLRTPIKMGISASTMTLKKDGPGEVTDKIEAVMPSGEGLENETVAVIASSASSQTSCRQTENTDFPKDNFNNNNNLDSSAVPTDDITSNVVLKEHLELKCSLQKANQAKSTSGKGTGTTQGHRVRDKQKPHGEQQKSTELVGARGKSKLPVKASSVKQVFSQNNLQSNTGSKAKEASKPDKAKQNNSSPCLEARSRIPVKNTHRSNLARRTPALPKQEQVEKEKPKQLPSKLPVKVRSTSVTMTTVKVKKNQLREVCKHSIEYFKGISGETLKLVDRLSDEEKKMQSEVSDDEEDSTSRNTSLSEATQVYLPSITPKSARDMRTEAASIKSKIEKADSERRRSKRTGENEGSQVSGALMAHLVEIKPSPQSPCERTDIRMAIVADHLGLSWTELARELNFSVDEINQIRVENPNSLIAQSFMLLKKWVTRDGKNATTDALTSVLTKINRIDIVTLLEGPIFDYGNISGTRSFADENNVFHDPIDGYPSIQVELETPTGLRFVPPTPLHQDDFLSDTSSLESPLRTPSRLSDVLVTSQGHVDGTAAAPPVVTEEDTSLDDSKVDFSVPREGTPKDISVGESQLEEVDLKDFPRYLGSYGGISKDAKQRQSEETSERGVRTEQPERDKSGTDEEMTAEKFKSLFEDIHLEEGAESEEMTEERVWSILKGVQQAEREMSSITGWQPDSSSVSEAPTSGRRIGSSLLDRLDESSDQCRDSVTSYVKGEAGKPETNGSLSESTSEAKTKSYIQEALNDVGKHSDKEALKTKSQISTGTNEQTLSSTAYQKSLEETSKPTTEGSKTSVLVSVKKMGWSTSEDGKPRTSIQEEEGAVMSEQKQGEAYKVKTKKEVRHVEKKSYS; encoded by the exons cacCTGACGTTTCAAAGGGAGTTTGATTCTGATTCTCTCAGGCACTATAGCTGGGCTCCAGACACCTTGGACAATGTTAACCTTGTTTCCAGTCCCATCCATTCCGG CTATTCCTCTCCACTCCCCCAGTATGATTCAAG TTTCCTGGTTAGTTTCATGGTGGATGCCCGCGGGGGCTCCATGAGGGGCAGCCGGCACCATGGCATGCGGATCATCATCCCGCCGCGGAAGTGCACGGCGCCCACGCGCATCACCTGCCGCCTGGTCAAGAGGCACAAGCTGGCCAGCCCGCCTCCCATGGTCGAAGGAGAAGGATTGGCAAGTCGGCTTGTAGAGATGGGGCCAGCAGGGGCACAGTTCTTAGG CCCTGTCATAGTGGAAATCCCACATTTTGGATCAATGCGAGGCAAGGAACGAGAGCTGATCGTCCTCCGGAGTGAGAACGGTGAAACGTGGAAGGAGCACCAGTATGACAGCAAACATGAAGATTTAACTGAAATACTTAATGGCATGGATGaag AGCTGGACAGcgtggaggagctggagaagaagCGGATCTGCAGGATCGTCACCAAGGATTTCCCCCAGTACTTCGCGGTGGTTTCCCGGATCAAGCAGGAGAGCAACCAGATCGGGCCCGAGGGCGGCGTGCTGAGCAGCACCACGGTGCCACGGGTCCAGGCCGCCTTCCCCGAGGGCGCTCTGACCAAGAGGATCCGCGTGGGGCTCCAG GCTCAACCAGTTCCAGAAGAGATTGTcaaaaaaatccttggaaaCAAAGCAACATTCAGTCCCATTGTCACTGTGGAgccaagaagaaggaaattCCATAAGCCAATAACCATGACAATTCCTGTGCCACCTCCATCAGGAGAAGGAGTAACCAATGGGTACAAAGGCGACACGACTCCCAGCCTTCGACTCCTATGTAGCATTACAG gaGGCACTTCGCCCGCGCAGTGGGAGGATATCACGGGCACCACGCCGCTGACGTTTTCCAATGACTGCGTCTCCTTCACCACCAATGTTTCTGCCAG ATTTTGGCTCGCAGACTGCCACCAAGTACTAGAGACTGTTGGGCTGGCAACACAGCTTTACAGAGAATTAATATGTGTTCCTTACATGGCAAAGTTTGTGATATTTGCCAAAATGAATGACCCCGTGGAATCCAATTTGCGCTGCTTCTGCATGACTGACGACAAAGTGGACAAAACTTTGGAGCAACAAGAGAACTTTGAGGAAGTTGCCAGGAGCAAAGACATTGAG GTTCTTGAAGGAAAACCTATTTATGTTGATTGCTATGGAAATCTGGCCCCTTTGACTAAAGGAGGACAGCagcttgtttttaatttttatgctttcaaagaaaatagaCTGCCATTCTCTATcaag gtaAGAGACACCAGCCAGGAACCCTGTGGTCGATTATCATTTTTGAAAGAACCAAAGACTACAAAAGGACTGCCACAAACAGCTGTTTGCAACTTGAATATCACTCTGCCAGCACACAAAAAG GAAACAGAGTCAGATCAAGATGATGAG ACGGAGAAGGCTGACCGGCGCCAGAACTTCGTCTCCCTTGCTTTACGTAAGCGCTACAGCTATCTGACTGAGCCTGGAATGA AAACAGTTGAACGGAGTGCAGGAGCAACAAGATCCCTACCTGCTACTTACTCATACAAGCCATTCTTTTCAACACGGCCATATCAGTCATGGACAACAGCTCCAATTACAGTGCCTGGGCAAACCAAATCAGGCTTCACTTCCTTATCAAGCTCTTCCTCTAACACTCCTACAGCTTCCCCATTAAAATCAATATGGTCTGTTTCTTCTACTTCTCCAATCAAATCCACATTAGGAGCTTCTACCACGTCTTCAGTTAAATCTGTTAGTGATGTAGCATCTCCGATTAGATCGTTTCGGACAATCTCTTCACCAATAAAAACTGTGGTCTCGCAGCCTCCCTACAACATGCAGGTCACTTCAGGCTCTTTCATCAGAGCTCCCGCAGTCACAGAAGCTGCCAGTCTCAAAGGGCTGGCCTCCACTACCACATTCCCCTCTCGGACATCTCCAGTGACTACAGCAGGATCTCTCTTGGAGAGATCATCCATAACCATGACGCCTCCAGcatcccccaaatccaacaTTAACATGTACTCTTCGAGCTTGCCACTTAAATCGGTCATCACATCAGCATCCTCACTTTTATCGTCCCCTCTAAAGTCAGTGGTGTCACCTGCTAAGTCAGCAGTTGATGCTGTTTCATCCACTAAAGTCATGATGGCCTCGTCTCTCTCGTCGCCAGCAAAACATGTAGCTGGGCACACAGATGTACCATTGCTCAATGGGTCTGTGTCACCTCTGAAATACCCATCTTCTGCCAACTTAATAAATGGATCCAAAGCTGCAGGTGTTTTTCAAGACAAGATCTCTGCAGCTGCGCATTCTGCAACTTGTGCTGCTAACGCAGTTGCTGACACGGCTGAGAGAGTGTTTTCAACAGCTACAACAATGTCATTTTCTCCACTCAGGTCATTTGTGTCTTCAGCACCATCAGCTTTCCAGTCAATGAGAACTCCTCCTGCAGGTGCTTTGTACACAGCCCTTGGGTCAATATCTGCAACTACCTCATCAGTAACTTCATCAACAATAACAGTGCCGGTATATTCTGTAGTCAATGTTTTGTCCGAACCAGCATTAAAGAAGCTCCCAGAGTCGTCTTCACTTACAAAATCAGCTGCTGCGTTACTGTCACCTATTAAAACATTGACTACAGAGGCGCGCACACAGCCTACCTTTACTCGAACTTCATCTCCAATAAAATCATCCTTGTTTTTAGCACCTTCTGCTCTCAAACTGTCCACACCATCTTCCTTATCCTCCAGTCAGGAGATACTGAAAGATGTTGCTGAAATGAAAGAGGATCTGATAAGAATGACTGCGATATTGCAGACAGATGTCGCAGAGGACAAGCCGTTCCAACCTGACATACCAAAAGAGGGTAGAATTGATGATGAAGAGCCCTTTAAAATTGTTGAGAAAGTAAAAGAGGACTTAGTAAAAGTTAGTGAGATTCTGAAAAAGGATGTATGTTTAGAAAGTAAAGGGTCGGCTAAAGTACCCAAAAGTGATCAAGGACACCTGTCTGAGGATGACTGGGTAGAGTTCAGTACAGAGGAGATTGATGAAGCGAGACAGCAAGCTTTGACAAGCCCTCCTATATCTGTTCCAGAGAAGGTCCaaattaaaactaaaaccaTGTCGGAAAAGGATTATAGCTTGTCAAAAGTTATTGATTACTTAGCGAATGATATCGGTAGCAGTTCATTAACAAACATAAAGTACAAGtttgaagaggggaaaaaagaaggtgAAGAGAGACAAAAGCGCATTTTAAAACCAGCTATCGCTTTGCAGGAACATAAACTTAAAATGCCTCCAGCCTCCATGAGGCCTTCAACGTCGGAAAAGGAGTTATGTAAAATTGCAGACTCCTTTTTTGGAACAGACACTATTTTAGAGTCTCCAGATGACTTTTCTCAACATGATCAAGATAAAAGTCCCTTGTCTGACAGTGGCTTTGAAACGAGGAGTGAAAAGACACCTTCTGCCCCACAAAGTGCTGAAAGCACAGGGCCAAAACCACTTTTCCATGATGTGCCCATCCCCCCCGTCATTACAGAAACAAGAACTGAAGTAGTTCATGTCATCCGCAGCTATGAACCATCTTCGGAAGATATTCCAGAGCAGAAGGCTGAGGAGCTACCAGCCTCAAAACCTTCCCCTGCATTTATGGAGCTGGAGCAAAAACCTTCTGGGTCCATTAAAGAGAAGGTTAAAGCTTTTCAAATGAAAGCCAGTGGCAGTGAAGAGGACGACCATAAGTGCGTCCTTAGTAAAGGTGTCCGAGTGAAAGAAGAAACTCATATCACTACAACAACTAGGATGGTTTATCATAAACCTCCGTGCACAGAAAGCACCTCTGAAAGAATTGAGGAAACAATGTCTGTTCATGACATAATGAAAGCCTTTCAGTCTGGACGTGACCCTTCCAAAGAACTGGCAGGTCTGTTTGAACATAAATCGTCAGTAACGTCTGATGTTAGCAAGTCTGCTGAAACTTCACCACAACATGCAGAGAAGGACAGCAAAATGAAACCCAAACTGGAGCGAATAATAGAGGTCCATATTGAACAAGGTAATCAGGCTGAACCTACTGAAGTCATTattagagaaacaaaaaagcatccagaaaaagaaatgtatgtGTATCAGAAAGACTTACCTCGGGGAGATATTAACTTAAAAGAGTTGGAAAAACATGATGCTTTTCCTTGTTCAGACGAACAAGGTCAGCAAGAAGAAGAGGAGCTCACGGCCGAAGAGTCACTTCCTTCTTATCTGGAATCCTCTAGAGTTAACACTCCCGTGTCCCAGGAAGAAGACAGTCGCCCTAGTTCTGCTCAACTCATGTCTGATGACTCTTACAAAACACTGAAGCTTTTGAGTCAGCACTCAGTAGAATACCATGATGATGAGTTGTCAGAACTAAGAGGGGAGTCTTACAGGTTTGCTGAGAAAATGCTTCTTTCAGAAAAGCTAGATGTGTCTCATTCTGATACTGAGGAGTCAGTTACTGACCATGCTCTACCCCTTAGTGCAGAGTTACAGGGGACTGATAAACGATGCAGAGAAAAAGTAGCTACTGCCCCCAAAAAAGAGATTCTCTCCAAAATCTATAAAGATGTATCTGAAAATGGTGTAGGTAAAGTGTCTAAGGAGGATCATTATGATAAAGTGACAGTGTTACACTACACTGGAGATGTTAGTAGTCACAAACATGCGATGTGGATGCGCTTTACTGAGGACAGATTAGACAGAGGTAGAGAAAAGTTGATATATGAAGACAGGGTGGACAGGACTGTTAAAGAGGCAGAAGAGAAACTGACTGAAGTATCCCAGTTTTTTCGGGATAAAACAGAGAAGTTGAATGATGAGCTACAGTCTccagagaaaaagcagcataaAAAAAATGGCAAGGAAATACATTCtagccagagctctgccagcagcagccccgagAAAGTTCTGCTCTCTGAATTGCCATCATCTGGGGATGAGTGGAGTAAGGTGAAGCAGTATGCACATGATGGGAAGTGCTTTCCCAAGGTGGATGAAAGGAAAGCATCCAGTTTGCCCAGCAGTCCTGAAAAAAGGATATATGTGCAAACTGCAGAGGACTCTAAACGAACTATGGAACACAAAGGAAGTGCTCAGCAGACTGGAGTGCCTGAGACTGGATTTCAGCTGAAGCAATCAAAGCTCAGTTCCATTAGGCTTAAATTTGAGCAAGGTATAAGTCCCAGAAGTAAGGACGTaactcaagaagaaaaaaagctggatGGTCAGTccaaaattccaattaaaaaattGCAAGAAAGTAAGTTACCAGTGTATCAGTCCTATTCAAGAGAGAAACACGCAAAGCAAATAGAGGTCATTGATGGGAGCACAGCTTTACAGAAAGAGGTGAAAATACAGGACGACCTTGTTCCAGGTAAAGGGAAAGCTGTGGAAGACTCTCATGCTTCAGACACACAAAGAACTGAGATGAGGAAAGGCGTGCCAGAATGCATTTCAGAACCACGGGCAAAAGACCTGGCGTATGGCTCAGACTCAACAACGAAAGGACACTGGGACAAAAAAATCTATAGGACGTGGGAAAGTCCTGGAACTTCTAATCAtaaaacacagaaggaaaagctttcaCATGTGCTGGTTCCAGATACAGTAAAAGAAAACCATGTTGATCATGCTGAATCTAAAACTGACCAAAAAAGTGAATTTATCACTGTGACAGAGCACAAAGTGGCCTCAAATGGAATCCATTCAGAAGAAGTGAAGGAACTGACTGTAAAATCCCCCTCAAAAAGGGTTTTATACAGAGAATTTGTTGTCAGGGAGGGGGAACGTAATGGTGAAGTGGCTGATAAAATAtctaaaaggaaagaagaaattgctGTGTCCCATATCCCAGTCAGAATTGTTGAGGAGAAGAGAGCCATGCTTGATGGTGTCTATGAACTTTCAGCTAAAGTATCCCAATCAGCTGTGATTCAGGAGAAAGTTGAAAGGCAGATTGATTATgtggaagatgaaaaaataaagcattcagAAATCAGAGAAGTTACCAAGCAGCAGAGCTCAATAGGTCTAAGTCCTCCTGCTGAGGAAACAGAGCTATCCCCTAGCAAATCACCAGATTCTTTAGAATGTAGCCCAGGAAAGGAATTTCCTTCGAGTGACATAGCTGACCCCGGTGCCAGTGATTACTTGAATAAAGTTGCACCACTAGTGAGCACTGAGGGagtaaaagaaattaagacCTTACCTGTTTATGTCAGTTTTGTTCAAGTAGGAAAGCAATATGAGAAAGAGGTGCAACAAGgtagtattaaaaaaattgtcagtCAGGAAAGTAAGACGGTACAAGAGACGAGGGGGACATTTTACACAGCTAGGCAGCAAAAACAGCCTCCTTCTCCACAAGGTAGTCCAGAGGATGACACGCTAGAACAAGTGTCCTTTATAGACAGCTCTGGTAAAAGCCCTTTAACACCAGAAACACCAAGTTCAGAGGAAGTGAGTTACGAGTTTACATCTAAAACACCTGACTCACTGATAGCTTATATCCCAGGCAAGCCCAGCCCTATACCTGAGGTGTCTGAGGAGtcagaggaggaagcagaggctAAGTCAACATCTGTGAAACAGGCAGAGGTTGAGGAACCACAGATCGACAAAACATTACCTAATCTTATAAATAAGGACTCTAACAAAAGACCCAAAGGTAACAGAGTTGCCTATATTgaattccctcctcctccaccactGGATGCAGATCAAGGTGAATCAGAAAAGAAGCCTCATTATTCCACTGAGAGTGAGATGGAGATGACTGAAGTGAACTTGCAAGATGAACACGACAAGTGCCAACTGGCTGAACCTGTCATCAGAGTGCAGCCACCTTCTCCTGTGCCACCGGGAGCAGATGTCAGTGACTCCAGTGATGATGAATCCCTCTATCAACCTGTTCCACTTAAAAAGTATACGTTCAAACTGAAAGAGCTGGAAGATGACCAGAAAGAGATCTCAAAACCCAAAGCCCCTGAAAAGATTGAGAAACAGAAAGAGTTAGGACATCCCACTTCTGGGAAACCCAATGAGTTTGACAATGGGGTTGATTCACCCCAGAATGATGTAGTGCAAAATGGGAGTAACAATGACCAGTCTGTCACAGAGTGTTCCATAGCAACCACTGCAGAATTCTCCCATGATACCGATGCGACAGAGATTGACTCTCTGGACGGTTATGATTTGCAAGATGAAGATGATGGTTTAACTGAGAGTGATTCTAAACTTGCAGGTCCGGCAGTTGAAACCAAAAAGGACGTATGGACTACAGAAGGCATTCTAAAGCAGACTGATCGCTGTTTTAGCCAGAGTAAGCTTGAAGTCATTGAGGAGGAAGGCAAGGTAGGCCCTGAAGAAGACAAGACATCTTCCAAAGGTCCATCTTCTGACAAAGCTGGAGATAAGAGCGATAAGAAGTCAGGGGCAcagtttttctctttggaaggCAGACACCCTGACAGGACTGTATTTCCTGACTCGTATTTCAGTTACAAAGTAGACGAAGAATTCGCAACACCTTTCAAAACTGTGGCCACCAAGAGTCTAGATTTTGACCCGTGGTCGAATAACCGAGGTGACGATGAAGTGTTTGAGACTAAATCAAGGGAGGATGAGGCTAAGCCATTTGGTCTGGCAGTGGAAGACAGATCTCAAGCAACGACACCTGACACAACACCAGCCAGAACTCCAACAGATGAGAGTACGCCAACTAGCGAGCCCAACCCCTTCCCATTTCATGAGGGGAAGATGTTTGAGATGACTCGCAGTGGTGCAATTGACATGAGCAAGAGGGATTTTGTTGAAGAAAGACTCCAATTTTTTCAGATTGGTGAGCATACTTCTGAAGGGAAGTCAGGGGACAAGGGGGAAGGGGATAAAAGTACAGTCACTGCCATcacacagccacaggcaggggacagcactGTAGAAACAAACCTAGAGAGACCAGTAGAAACAACAGCAGTTGAAAATAAGCCCGGCATCCAGGCCAGTGGAGATTGCATGGAACAAACACTTGGTAGTAACTCACTGGAGAAATCATCGGCAGCAGTAAACGCTTCCAAAGTTGATCCCAAATTGCGCACACCaattaaaatgggaatttctgcttCCACCATGACTCTGAAGAAAGATGGCCCTGGAGAAGTGACAGATAAGATAGAAGCTGTGATGCCAAGTGGTGAGGGATTAGAAAATGAAACTGTAGCAGTGATTGCGAGTTCAGCTTCTAGCCAGACAAGCTGTAGgcaaacagaaaacactgattttccaaaagataattttaataacaacaacaatttGGATTCATCTGCTGTCCCTACAGATGATATTACCTCTAATGTAGTGCTAAAAGAACATTTGGAACTGAAATGTTCCCTCCAGAAAGCTAATCAAGCGAAAAGCACTTCAGGAAAAGGTACAGGGACAACACAAGGACACAGAGTAAGAGATAAGCAAAAGCCACACGGAGAGCAGCAAAAGTCAACAGAGTTGGTAGGAGCTAGAGGAAAATCAAAGCTTCCTGTAAAGGCCAGCTCAGTAAAACAAGTCTTTTCCCAAAATAATCTCCAAAGCAATACAGGGAGTAAAGCGAAAGAGGCTAGTAAGCCtgacaaagcaaaacaaaataattcttctCCCTGTCTAGAAGCAAGGTCTAGGATTCCTGTAAAAAACACACATAGGAGTAATCTAGCTAGAAGAACTCCAGCCCTGCCAAAACAAGAGCAggtagagaaagaaaaaccaaaacaacttcCTTCTAAATTACCAGTAAAGGTAAGATCTACCTCCGTCACCATGACAACAGttaaagtaaagaaaaatcagcttaGGGAGGTATGTAAACATTCTATTGAATATTTTAAGGGAATTAGTGGTGAGACATTAAAGCTTGTGGATCGTCTTTctgatgaagagaaaaagatgcAGTCAGAGGTCTCTGATGATGAAGAAGACAGTACATCAAGGAACACATCCTTATCAGAAGCTACTCAAGTTTACCTGCCTTCCATTACACCGAAGTCTGCTAGAGACATGAGAACAGAGGCAGCATCTATAAAATCAAAGATTGAAAAGGCCGACagtgagaggaggaggagtaAGAGGACTGGTGAGAATGAAGGCAGTCAGGTTTCTGGAGCTCTCATGGCTCACCTCGTGGAGATCAAGCCTA GTCCACAGAGTCCATGTGAACGGACAGATATAAGGATGGCAATTGTAGCTGATCACCTAGGACTTAGCTGGACAG AACTGGCAAGAGAACTGAATTTTTCTGTGGATGAAATAAATCAAATCCGAGTAGAAAACCCAAATTCTCTTATTGCTCAAAGCttcatgttattaaaaaaatgggtTACCAGAGATGGGAAAAATGCTACAA ctgatgcCTTAACTTCTGTATTGACAAAAATTAATCGAATAGATATCGTGACCCTGTTGGAAGGACCAATATTTGattatggaaatatttcaggCACCAGAAGTTTTGCAGATGAAAATAACGTATTTCATGATCCCATTGATG GTTATCCCTCCATCCAAGTGGAACTGGAAACTCCCACTGGGTTGCGCTTCGTGCCGCCCACCCCTTTGCACCAGGACGATTTCCTTAGCGACACCTCTAGCCTAGAGTCACCCCTTAGAACTCCCAGTAGGCTGAGTGACGTGTTAGTGACCTCCCAGGGACACGTAGATGGTACAGCAGCAGCCCCGCCAGTGGTGACTGAAGAGGACACTTCACTGGATGACAGCAAAGTTGATTTCTCAGTGCCTAGAGAAGGAACACCTAAAGATATTTCCGTAGGCGAGAGCCAGTTGGAGGAAGTGGACCTTAAAGATTTTCCGCGGTATCTCGGTAGTTATGGCGGGATATCCAAAGATGCTAAACAAAGGCAGAGCGAAGAGACTAGTGAAAGAGGAGTGAGGACTGAACAGCCCGAGAGAGACAAGTCTGGTACTGATGAGGAGATGACGGCAGAAAAGTTTAAGTCTCTGTTTGAGGACATTCATCTGGAAGAAGGAGCTGAGTCTGAGGAGATGACGGAAGAAAGAGTATGGTCAATTCTTAAAGGTGTTCAACAAGCAGAACGCGAAATGTCTTCAATTACAGGTTGGCAGCCTGACTCCTCCAGCGTCTCCGAGGCGCCGACGTCGGGGCGCAGGATAGGCAGCAGCCTGCTGGATCGCCTGGACGAGAG TTCGGACCAATGTCGGGATTCTGTTACCTCATATGTCAAAGGAGAAGCAGGGAAGCCAGAAACAAATGGAAGCCTATCCGAGTCCACATCAGAGGCAAAAACTAAATCCTACATCCAGGAAGCTTTAAATGATGTGGGAAAACACAGTGATAAAGAAGCCCTGAAAACAAAGTCCCAGATCTCAACTGGTACTAATGAGCAGACATTATCATCAACAGCATATCAGAAATCTTTGGAAGAGACCAGCAAGCCAACAACAGAAGGCAGCAAAACATCTGTGCTTGTCAGCGTGAAGAAGATGGGCTGGAGTACTTCTGAGGATGGCAAGCCAAGAACAAGCATccaagaggaggagggagcagtaATGTCTGAACAGAAG